CTCGTCAACGCCTCCCCACACGCACGGCGGCGCGGCCAtctccgtcttcgtcatcaaggGCACCGTGCTCAACAAGATGAACGATGGCCCGACTCGTGTGATCCCGGCGGGCGGCACGTGGTTCGAGGCCCCCGGCTGCCACCACCGAACCAGCGACAACTTCAGCACCACGGAGCCGGCGCAGATCCTGGCGACGATGGTGGTTGACACAAAAACCGTTGAGGAGGGCGGGATGGCGGCTCTTGTTGTGCTCGACCCGGAGTATGCTGATATCAGACTTGGTTAAATTGATATGCTGCAATGAAGAGAACCGGAAGCTCGGAAagggtgttggtgttgccaaTATCAGAAGTGGCCAGCGGAGGCTCGGATTGCTGTTAGTAAACGGGGCATCTCAGCAGGAAGGCAAAATGATCATGTAAAACAATCAATAGCAACGAATCGTTTTGACAAACTAGTGTGTCCCCATGATGCCGGAGGTTTTCAATGGAGTTGCGGTCGTTGTCGTACCTCTCGGAATATTGCTGTGCAGGTCCCCTATGGCGTCACTGCAGCAGAGGCCGGGCAAGTTGTGTCGCTACCCCCTGTAATTCCGTCCCCCGTAGGCCCCCGAGACTGGAAACGCCACAGCGGCTTCAGGCGTCTGCCAGCACCGCAGTTGGCTGCTACCGGGCACTGCTCAGCGGTCTGATGACGCTCCAAGTCACTGGGTCGCTCTTCGAGGCGTAGAGCATAGAAGTGGTACGAAACCTCGAACCACCGCCCGGCCATTTTACGTTTTCGCCTCCAATGTTGATCAGCGGCACATCACGCTGGACTCAAACCTTGTGCTCCTGCATATGCCATTGACCAAAGCAGCTCTTAATACTGTACGCACGCCCCTTCGCCTCAAGCCATCGATTCACCATGGCAGCGTTCGCTTCCGGTCATTGCTTCAACACTTGAACTCTTGACTCATCCTCTGCCAACTCCACCATTGTCCTACAACAAACACCTACTTTTATTCTCCCGCTCGCCCTCCCTCCATGCTCAGCTACGACAAACTAAACAAGCCACTTGGACACCTGGACGACCTGACGATACTTTGCGTCGCAATCAGCCCTACCTGACAAACTCTACGCTAGGCTACCTacagttttttttttttttttctatcaCCAGCTCCCAGCTTGATAACCTGAGAAACATCAAACCTGAGCAAACAGAGCAGACCAGACCTCTGTAACCCTTCAATCCGTCTTTGCGAAACGAAAACAATAAACAAATCCAGTCTCACGCTCATCCGCATCACCGAATTGAATTGAATCTGCCAGCGATGGCGGCCAACGGTGACGTCTCTTCCGTGCCCCGCTCCGAGTCCCCCACTGGATCGCCTCGATCCGCGTCCATTTCGTTGCATGCCGCAGCCGCTATGAATGCCGGCCTCCAACGAGAACCTTCACGCAGTAAGTCGGAATCAGCCGATCTGCCTCTCCCGGCTAAAAAGCTTGTCCATCGACTGCGCTTTTTCGCTCTTGCTGCCACCACTCAAACCACCCTGTCCTCACCACTCTAACTCGCCGTTTAGGATCGTCCAACAGCTCTCTAGCTCGCAGCCTCGCATCCCCGCCCAGCCGCCGACGATCGACCATCCTGATGAACCTCCAGCTAAACGACCCTGCGGTGCCAGCACCGGGCGAGTTCCAAGAACACATGAGGGCGAGCCCGCAGCCTTATAGCGGCGGCATCCCGCCAGAGTCGAGCCGACATATCAGGACACCGAGTCTGGGTGAGCTCCATCAGGAGCTCGAGGCAGAGCAGGAGGGCCATGTCGTAAGCAACAAGCACCAGCTCTATTGAATACTACTTGGTGGAAAGAGCAGATACTAACGAAATTTGAAATTTACAGAATCGCCTTTTGAACATGATTCGACAACAGCAGCTAGAGCTTCAGCGCCTTCAAGCAAGCCATCCGCATGCATCTGGCGGAGACGAGAGTGCGACCGCGAGTGTTGCTGGCTCCGAGAGACCACACCGGTCGCTGCCTGTCCCCATCTCGACCCAGTCCCCAACCGGAAACCATGTTCCATCGATTTCTGGCTCGTCATTTTCTCGATCGCCCATCTTCCCTCACCACCGGAACTCTATGGAGATGGCTCGCGCCGACATGCAGCGCCGGTCCAGGACGCCAAGCCGAAACGCCTCACCTCGACTGCGGGCGACTTCCATCAGTGCCGAGAGCGGGGACTGGTCTCTGTTCCGCGACGAAAGCGCCTTTTACCAGGCCGAAACACAGATGCTGACCCGCGAGAACCAGATGCTCCGGCATCGCATTCGTGAACTGGGTAGGTTACCTGCTACTTTCTTCCACTGCTGCCTAAACACACCCCAGAAGGACAAGTGAGAGGCAATAAAATGCATACAAAGATGCTAACTCCTATGCATAGAAAAACAAGTCTCTGAAATGACCAGCTCTCCCGTACCAAACGAGCCGCCGGTGTCTTCAAATCTTACTCGATCGTCGACCTCGGCCGAGGAGAGCGAATCTGTGTCCAGGGCAGCATAGCCGCACCCTGTGTGTCAATTTACCGCTATGCGGCGACGGTTACGATTGCCAGCCATGTGGAAATTGCCAAATTGCTTTGAAAACTGGAGGCCGATTGTAAAAGTATTGGGCCGCATGCTTTGATTCTATATGCGAGGTTCAACAACATGGTAGCAGGTTGCTTTTGGCTGGCGTCTAGGCGATGGTTGACAAAACCAATCGGGTCATAATATCAGTGGTCTTTTTTCACTTTTGCTAGATGGagtttctttccttttcgtAGGTAGTGAGTGATATCGAGAGACTGTGAGATGGCCGTT
This genomic stretch from Trichoderma breve strain T069 chromosome 1, whole genome shotgun sequence harbors:
- a CDS encoding cupin domain-containing protein — encoded protein: MSIVQPQEYQTVDDVPYQRGRPLPTVTPVFQNKLPNSPGKTSIGLLVDFPPNSSTPPHTHGGAAISVFVIKGTVLNKMNDGPTRVIPAGGTWFEAPGCHHRTSDNFSTTEPAQILATMVVDTKTVEEGGMAALVVLDPEYADIRLG